A single genomic interval of Littorina saxatilis isolate snail1 linkage group LG17, US_GU_Lsax_2.0, whole genome shotgun sequence harbors:
- the LOC138953800 gene encoding tigger transposable element-derived protein 4-like, with protein MLKRKRESCSLEKKRIILADVDENVLKKCEIAEKYAIPKSTLSTVINKGKRLKIQTFYLRFATELGIDNFVASNGWLDRFKKRKGVVYKSIYHPNDIYNADETGLFYCCLPNKTLAMKGENCPGGKQSKERLTVIVCANMSGTDRIPLFVIGKFAKPRCFSGIGTLPCQYASNRKAWMTSVLFEGWKEPGSFHLNVLDAMYIARSAWRSVSEDTISNCFRHAGFVAMDAESVSQPQPSIQSDTCTVPARYHELDEEVPFSDYVNMDEGVSTTEIASIRDIVHSVQGEASQDGTASDSGEDDDPEPLPTPTATEARVAANTQRRYLQAKCRDVCDLDMISKLECTVEKCASSEQRQTNILDFFKTA; from the exons ATGTTGAAGAGAAAACGCGAATCTTGTTccctggaaaaaaaaagaataattcTCGCTGACGTAGATGAAAATGTGTTAAAGAAATGTGAGATCGCGGAAAAATATGCGATACCAAAGTCCACTTTGTCAACCGTAATCAACAAAGGGAAAAGATTGAAGATTCAAACTTTTTACCTGCGC TTCGCCACAGAACTTGGCATTGACAACTTTGTTGCATCGAATGGTTGGCTTGATCGTTTCAAGAAACGCAAAGGGGTTGTGTACAAGTCGATC TATCATCCAAATGACATCTACAATGCTGACGAAACTGGATTATTCTACTGCTGCTTGCCGAACAAGACTCTTGCCATGAAGGGTGAAAATTGCCCTGGAGGAAAGCAGTCCAAGGAGCGTCTGACTGTGATTGTGTGTGCCAATATGAGTGGCACTGATCGGATACCGCTCTTCGTCATTGGCAAATTTGCGAAACCTAGGTGTTTCAGTGGTATCGGCACTCTACCATGCCAGTATGCAAGCAACCGAAAAGCCTGGATGACGTCAGTGCTGTTTGAGGGGTGG AAAGAGCCTGGCTCCTTCCATCTGAACGTTCTTGACGCTATGTACATCGCTCGATCAGCTTGGCGCAGTGTGTCGGAGGACACAATTTCGAACTGTTTCCGACACGCAGGGTTCGTTGCCATGGACGCAGAGAGTGTCAGTCAACCCCAACCATCAATCCAAAGTGACACTTGTACTGTACCAGCGCGATACCACGAACTGGATGAGGAAGTGCCCTTCAGCGATTATGTCAACATGGATGAGGGAGTGTCCACAACAGAAATCGCGAGCATCAGAGACATTGTACACAGTGTGCAGGGGGAAGCATCGCAAGATGGAACAGCCAGTGACAGCGGTGAAGACGATGACCCAGAACCGCTCCCAACACCAACTGCCACAGAAGCACGTGTTGCTGCCAATACCCAACGTCGCTACTTGCAGGCAAAGTGCAGAGATGTCTGTGACTTGGATATGATCTCCAAATTGGAGTGTACAGTGGAAAAGTGTGCCAGTTCTGAGCAGCGTCAGACAAACATTCTGGACTTTTTCAAAACAGCTTAG